In Gemmata obscuriglobus, a single genomic region encodes these proteins:
- a CDS encoding L-2-amino-thiazoline-4-carboxylic acid hydrolase, with protein sequence MTPIPLLQQREVEAGVVAPLFRAFAAEVGEPRAREIVGGVVRDLARQGGCAAAAGGNALEHLKTVVEKWTAGGALELTVLRDDSAAFDFDVTRCRFAEMYRRLGLAELGGLLSCARDAAMIEGFNPDITFARTQTIMAGATHCDFRYRRSGAAPGS encoded by the coding sequence GTGACCCCCATTCCCCTGCTCCAGCAGCGCGAGGTCGAGGCGGGCGTGGTCGCCCCGCTGTTCCGGGCGTTCGCCGCGGAGGTCGGCGAGCCCCGGGCGCGGGAGATCGTCGGCGGGGTGGTGCGCGACCTCGCCCGGCAGGGGGGATGCGCCGCGGCGGCCGGCGGTAACGCCCTTGAGCACCTAAAGACGGTCGTCGAAAAGTGGACCGCGGGCGGCGCCCTGGAGTTGACGGTCCTGCGTGACGATTCGGCCGCGTTCGATTTCGATGTGACCCGGTGCCGGTTCGCGGAGATGTACCGCCGGCTCGGGTTGGCCGAACTCGGCGGTCTGCTCTCGTGCGCGCGCGACGCGGCCATGATCGAGGGCTTCAACCCCGACATCACGTTCGCGCGGACGCAAACCATCATGGCGGGCGCGACGCACTGCGACTTCCGCTACCGGCGTTCCGGCGCCGCGCCCGGCTCCTGA
- a CDS encoding PHP domain-containing protein, whose product MRPARPLAVVALTVSVLAVAVAFQDTSPGPKGPAALEPAAVTTTAPRYWKGNLHTHTLWSDGDDFPEMVVDWYKRNGYQFLALTDHNVIAEGDRWVDAASTATRKSAVVKYTKRFGEKWIETRTVKDKTQVRLKPFAEFRSLFEEPGKFLLIPSEEITHAYAKRPVHINGINLRDPIKPLDGSDAVETVRVNLRQVNEQRAKTSRVMIAFLNHPNFQWGVRAEEMLLADELRFFEVFNGHPGVRNYGDPDHASCERIWDITLALRLGRHNLPIVYGLATDDSHGYHEYGVGKVNPGRGWVMVRAPFLTAETAVKGLEAGDFYASTGVVLDEVARDGNRLKIAIRGEPGVTYKTEFVATMKGTDLTGTPKTFKDKDGKETPVTGAYSADIGKVVATSTDLAASYTLTGKELYVRAKVTSTKPPANPYAKGDVEVAWTQPVVP is encoded by the coding sequence ATGCGTCCGGCCCGCCCGCTTGCTGTCGTCGCGCTCACGGTGAGCGTTCTTGCCGTTGCCGTAGCGTTTCAGGACACAAGTCCTGGACCGAAGGGGCCGGCCGCGCTCGAACCCGCGGCCGTCACCACGACCGCCCCGCGGTACTGGAAAGGCAACCTGCACACGCACACCCTCTGGAGCGACGGGGACGATTTCCCCGAAATGGTCGTCGACTGGTACAAGCGAAACGGCTACCAGTTCCTTGCGCTCACCGACCACAACGTGATTGCCGAGGGGGATAGGTGGGTGGACGCCGCGTCCACCGCGACCCGCAAGTCGGCCGTCGTGAAGTACACGAAGCGGTTCGGCGAAAAGTGGATCGAAACGCGCACCGTGAAGGACAAGACACAGGTGCGGCTCAAGCCGTTCGCGGAGTTCCGGTCGCTGTTCGAGGAGCCGGGCAAGTTCCTGCTGATACCCTCCGAGGAGATCACTCACGCCTACGCGAAACGGCCGGTCCACATCAACGGCATCAACCTGCGCGACCCGATCAAGCCGCTCGACGGCTCGGACGCGGTCGAGACGGTGCGGGTGAACCTGCGCCAGGTGAACGAGCAGCGGGCGAAAACCAGTAGGGTGATGATCGCCTTCCTCAACCACCCGAACTTCCAGTGGGGCGTCCGCGCCGAGGAGATGCTGCTGGCGGACGAGTTGCGGTTCTTCGAGGTGTTCAACGGGCACCCCGGGGTGCGCAACTACGGCGACCCCGACCACGCGAGCTGCGAGCGGATCTGGGACATCACGCTCGCGCTGCGGCTCGGCAGGCACAACCTGCCGATCGTGTACGGGTTGGCGACCGACGACTCGCACGGCTACCACGAGTACGGCGTCGGCAAGGTGAACCCGGGGCGCGGCTGGGTGATGGTGCGGGCGCCGTTCCTCACGGCGGAGACTGCGGTTAAGGGCCTTGAGGCCGGTGACTTCTACGCTAGCACCGGCGTGGTCCTCGACGAGGTCGCGCGGGACGGAAACCGGCTGAAAATCGCCATCCGCGGCGAGCCCGGTGTGACGTACAAGACCGAGTTCGTCGCCACAATGAAGGGCACCGACCTAACCGGCACCCCGAAAACGTTCAAGGACAAGGACGGCAAGGAAACGCCGGTGACCGGCGCGTACTCTGCCGACATCGGCAAGGTCGTTGCGACCTCAACCGACTTGGCTGCGTCGTACACGCTCACCGGAAAGGAGCTGTACGTTCGCGCGAAGGTGACCAGCACCAAGCCGCCCGCGAACCCGTACGCGAAGGGCGACGTTGAGGTCGCGTGGACGCAGCCGGTGGTCCCGTAG
- a CDS encoding dTDP-4-dehydrorhamnose 3,5-epimerase family protein: protein MNVPLPKYVERGPIHDVAWIPLKFFTDPRGWLVELFRNDLVPPAFHPVMAYVSMTKPGVARGPHEHVDQADYFCFTGPSTFRVCLWDARKTSPTFGQKEVREVGEGEPFALIVPSGVVHGYKNVGDKDGWVFNAANRLYAGWLKQEPVDEIRHEKDPNSPYQID from the coding sequence ATGAATGTTCCCCTGCCGAAGTACGTTGAGCGCGGGCCGATCCACGATGTGGCGTGGATTCCGCTGAAGTTCTTCACCGACCCGCGCGGGTGGCTGGTTGAACTGTTCCGCAATGACCTCGTGCCGCCCGCGTTCCATCCGGTCATGGCGTACGTCTCCATGACCAAACCCGGGGTCGCTCGCGGGCCGCACGAGCACGTCGACCAGGCCGACTACTTTTGCTTCACCGGCCCCTCAACGTTTCGGGTTTGCCTTTGGGACGCGCGTAAAACGTCCCCCACGTTCGGGCAGAAGGAAGTGCGCGAGGTCGGCGAGGGCGAGCCGTTTGCCCTCATCGTGCCTTCGGGCGTCGTCCACGGCTACAAGAACGTCGGCGACAAGGACGGGTGGGTGTTCAACGCGGCGAACCGCCTGTACGCCGGGTGGCTGAAGCAAGAGCCGGTGGACGAGATCCGGCACGAGAAAGACCCGAACAGTCCGTACCAGATCGACTGA
- a CDS encoding MutS-related protein, translating into MVSGHGERRIRFGSSLPRAGLEPVRSIAHRIREHQTHECLITGLRVEYLHDTLACRTLFATHYHELAQLAASLPRLRNYNVLVRELADEIVFLHKIAPGNAERSYGIHVARLAGVPGSVLARATAVLGTLEKGHDLSNVPAAPVAAPDVTRPIPLPTPATPPRVESPKPKIVQPPEAPRRKSKPQAATGPSLFGDGDDMPF; encoded by the coding sequence TTGGTCTCTGGGCACGGTGAGCGGCGGATACGGTTCGGGTCGTCGCTTCCGCGCGCGGGGCTCGAACCGGTCCGGTCGATCGCCCACCGGATACGCGAGCACCAGACTCACGAATGCCTGATAACCGGGCTCCGTGTCGAGTACCTGCACGACACGCTCGCGTGCCGCACACTGTTCGCGACGCACTACCACGAACTGGCGCAGCTCGCGGCGTCGCTGCCCCGGCTCCGGAACTACAACGTGCTGGTGCGCGAGCTGGCCGACGAGATCGTCTTCTTGCACAAGATCGCGCCGGGGAACGCGGAGCGCAGCTACGGCATCCACGTCGCGCGGCTGGCGGGGGTTCCGGGGAGCGTACTCGCCCGCGCGACCGCCGTGCTCGGAACGCTGGAGAAGGGCCACGACCTGTCGAACGTGCCGGCAGCACCCGTCGCCGCGCCCGATGTGACGAGACCTATCCCCCTACCGACCCCGGCGACACCGCCGCGGGTCGAGTCGCCGAAGCCGAAGATCGTTCAGCCGCCCGAGGCGCCGCGGCGCAAGTCCAAACCCCAAGCGGCGACCGGCCCGAGCCTATTCGGGGACGGCGACGACATGCCGTTCTGA
- a CDS encoding IS5/IS1182 family transposase yields the protein MTNYEKLCRKPLLFRMFTGLSAAEFDQLVADLEPVWLARKAERAAGRPRQRKPGAGRPVKLLFTERLLMVLLYYRVYVPQEFVGFLFGVDKGTVSRGVQELGLCMAGVFRIPERQVRIDPDDLVAVFVDATEQPVNRPSRRQRRSYSGKKKRHTVTHQVVVTRKRKEPGDKQKVRIKAVSKAAKGRVHDKKMYDQSRLRIAPEVPKSGDSGYQGSNLRVPRKKPRNGALSDEEKRSNRRLARERIVAEHGIGKMKIWRIAADRYRNPPRRHTVMMKNVAELHNRMYG from the coding sequence ATGACGAATTACGAGAAGTTGTGTCGTAAGCCGTTGTTGTTCCGGATGTTCACGGGGTTGTCGGCCGCCGAGTTCGACCAGTTGGTGGCAGATCTCGAACCCGTGTGGCTCGCCCGCAAGGCCGAACGAGCCGCGGGCCGCCCGCGCCAACGCAAGCCCGGGGCCGGGCGCCCGGTGAAGCTGCTGTTCACCGAACGGCTGCTGATGGTGTTGCTGTACTATCGGGTGTACGTCCCGCAGGAGTTCGTCGGGTTCTTGTTCGGGGTCGATAAGGGAACCGTCTCTCGTGGCGTTCAGGAACTGGGACTGTGCATGGCCGGGGTGTTCCGCATCCCCGAGCGCCAGGTGCGGATCGATCCGGACGATCTGGTCGCGGTGTTCGTGGACGCGACCGAGCAACCGGTCAACCGCCCGAGTCGGAGGCAGCGGCGCAGCTACTCGGGGAAGAAGAAGCGTCACACGGTGACGCACCAGGTGGTGGTGACGCGCAAGCGAAAGGAGCCGGGGGACAAGCAGAAGGTGCGGATCAAGGCGGTGTCGAAGGCGGCCAAGGGTCGCGTTCACGACAAGAAGATGTACGACCAGTCGCGGCTGCGAATCGCCCCCGAAGTACCGAAGTCGGGTGACAGCGGGTACCAGGGGAGCAACCTGCGGGTGCCCAGGAAGAAGCCGAGGAACGGTGCGCTGAGCGACGAGGAGAAGCGATCCAATCGGCGCTTGGCACGGGAGCGGATCGTGGCCGAGCACGGGATCGGGAAGATGAAGATCTGGCGGATCGCGGCGGACCGGTACCGCAACCCGCCGCGCCGGCACACGGTCATGATGAAGAATGTGGCCGAGCTCCACAACCGCATGTACGGCTAA
- a CDS encoding tyrosine-type recombinase/integrase, translated as MAHQPKPFFRTGRGWYVQLGAKQIKLGDGPKTSETEKIAWAEFYRLMVAAPTPSAPQVTPKRASHPDSGLTVAALFEKFLDWCQKHREPRTYELSQGLIQSFCDHLKTALVLPAADLRPFHIVEWADSKPKWGPNQKRNGCGVITRAYNWAERLGYIAANPVRGVEKPARTKRDSNVTPADFDRLLSFVKDEPFRDLLQFAFEAGCRPQEARRIEARHAKLDQFRIEIPPPEAKGKKRWRVVYLSDKALEIVKRLVELRPTGPLFLNTDGDPWKAQAIVCRFQRLLVKMTGAEDKVPKLPRFDHRKYPDPTERAAAKAEHVRKLGELRKKRASLARKSKQRFAMYDLRHLFATRKLKEGHDPITVATLLGHKDTSMLARHYQELTKEFDHLRKAVNGS; from the coding sequence ATGGCCCACCAACCGAAGCCCTTTTTCCGCACCGGTCGCGGCTGGTACGTCCAGCTCGGCGCCAAGCAAATCAAGCTCGGCGACGGTCCTAAAACTTCCGAAACCGAAAAAATCGCCTGGGCCGAATTCTATCGGCTCATGGTCGCGGCCCCGACTCCTTCAGCCCCACAAGTCACACCTAAACGCGCTTCCCACCCGGATTCCGGGCTCACCGTCGCCGCTCTCTTCGAGAAGTTTCTCGACTGGTGCCAGAAGCACCGCGAGCCCCGCACCTACGAATTGTCACAAGGGCTGATTCAGTCGTTCTGCGACCACCTGAAGACGGCACTCGTCCTTCCGGCTGCAGACCTGCGGCCGTTTCACATCGTCGAGTGGGCGGACTCGAAGCCGAAGTGGGGGCCGAACCAGAAGCGTAACGGGTGTGGTGTCATCACCCGCGCGTACAACTGGGCCGAGCGGCTCGGGTACATCGCCGCGAACCCGGTTCGGGGCGTCGAGAAGCCGGCCCGCACCAAGCGGGACAGCAACGTCACGCCCGCGGACTTCGACCGGCTTCTGTCGTTCGTCAAAGACGAGCCGTTTCGGGACCTGTTGCAGTTTGCGTTTGAGGCGGGCTGTCGGCCACAGGAGGCCCGCCGGATCGAAGCCCGGCACGCGAAACTCGATCAGTTCCGAATCGAGATTCCGCCGCCCGAGGCAAAGGGCAAGAAGCGCTGGCGCGTGGTGTATTTGTCGGATAAGGCCCTTGAGATCGTAAAGCGGCTCGTCGAACTCCGCCCTACCGGCCCGCTGTTCCTGAACACTGATGGGGACCCATGGAAGGCACAGGCCATTGTGTGCCGGTTCCAGCGGTTGCTGGTGAAGATGACTGGTGCAGAGGACAAGGTACCCAAACTGCCTCGATTCGATCACCGGAAATATCCCGACCCGACGGAGCGAGCGGCGGCGAAAGCGGAGCACGTGCGAAAGCTTGGTGAACTTCGGAAGAAACGTGCGTCACTAGCCCGGAAGAGTAAGCAACGGTTCGCCATGTACGACCTGCGGCACCTGTTCGCCACGCGGAAGCTGAAAGAGGGTCACGACCCGATCACCGTCGCGACTCTTCTTGGGCACAAGGACACGAGCATGCTCGCTCGGCACTACCAGGAACTGACCAAGGAGTTCGACCACCTGCGAAAGGCCGTTAACGGGAGCTGA
- a CDS encoding C-terminal helicase domain-containing protein, translating to MRTGVARPDTAAILRGLKDFQRDTVEYVFSRLYGPAATPRVLVADEVGLGKTLVARGVIAKAIDHLWDKKDRIDVVYICSNADIARQNVNRLNVTEAQEFVRTERITLLPTRIQDLQRNPLNFISLTPGTSFDLKSSLGHVQERVLLYRLLQKPWEFSGVAPRKVFQGNCTPENFISLLDRSDGSGGPVIDAGLAEQFLKSLDHHMAAERAKDHLTLRERFNELCDLFRHVKDEAPAGAREKRARWIGEVRTLLAASCLRALKPDLIVLDEFQRFRDLLTDNSELGQLASDLFEYDDVRVLLLSATPYKMYTLAAEAHDDNHYADFLRTLTFLEPSEARGFEGVLDDFRRELFRIGRGSLDRLLALKHDLERRLRKTIVRTERLAVTHNRDGMLKEMPRTGLTLTARDVATYPQLRRVADALDAGEVLEFWKSAPFLLNFMENYEVKRAFRDALEVTAREETLAGILSETPDLLLSWKDVSAYQAVDPGHAGLRKLAAETVGAGAWELLWVPPSLPYYQPAGAFAGERAGRFTKRLVFSAWHVVPKTITCLLSYEAEREMMRSFETDPKNTPDERKRRRPLLRFARSDERLTGLPVLGMVYPSLTLAAVGDPLALALSAEPFEHPLTLEAVRKRVAEHLRPLVSALATSSDTGAEDEAWYWAAPILLDLVRHEDSTRAWFRDNELADSWAGEQNDGATDGDVEESLWHAHVAHARELVAGKVVLGPQPSDLVDVLAELALAGPAVSALRALARVSGELPDPSRPLLRHEAGWVGHALLRLFNLPEVTAMIRGRNGAEPYWRRAIEYSLDGCIQAVLDEYAHVQRDLQGKTGGSSARISEEVAAGMHAALSLRTSALGVDDVRASKRGTVRVENRTMRGRFAVRFGEERSEDSERGANRAEQVRASFNSPFWPFVLATTSVGQEGLDFHPYCHAVVHWNLPANPVDLEQREGRVHRYKGHAVRKNLAAKFGLAALTTSDDPWDALFAAGVAERKPETSDLVPYWVYPLEGGASVERHLITFPLSRDAERMEALRRTLAVYRMVFGQSRQEDLVSYLLTQLPPDEIAEVATKFRIDLSPTVINRKRDC from the coding sequence GCCGACATCGCGCGCCAGAACGTAAACCGGTTGAACGTCACAGAGGCCCAAGAGTTCGTTCGGACCGAGCGGATCACGTTGCTGCCCACGCGCATTCAAGACCTCCAAAGGAATCCGCTCAATTTCATCTCGCTGACGCCCGGCACCTCCTTCGATCTGAAGTCGAGCCTCGGCCACGTTCAGGAGCGGGTGCTCCTTTACCGACTCCTCCAGAAGCCGTGGGAGTTCAGCGGCGTCGCGCCCCGAAAAGTGTTTCAGGGCAACTGCACGCCCGAGAACTTCATCTCCCTCCTCGACCGCTCCGACGGGAGCGGCGGGCCGGTGATTGACGCGGGGCTCGCCGAGCAATTTCTCAAGAGCCTCGACCACCACATGGCCGCCGAACGGGCGAAAGACCATCTGACGCTCCGCGAGCGGTTCAACGAACTGTGCGATCTGTTTCGACACGTGAAAGACGAGGCTCCCGCCGGCGCACGGGAGAAGCGGGCGCGCTGGATCGGCGAGGTGCGCACTCTGCTCGCCGCAAGCTGTCTCAGAGCACTTAAACCCGACCTCATTGTTTTGGACGAGTTCCAGCGGTTCCGGGATCTGCTCACCGATAACAGCGAACTCGGGCAGCTTGCGAGCGACCTGTTCGAATACGACGACGTGCGGGTACTGCTCTTGTCAGCAACTCCGTACAAGATGTACACGCTCGCCGCAGAGGCGCACGACGACAACCACTACGCGGACTTCTTGCGCACGCTCACGTTCCTTGAGCCGTCGGAGGCCCGTGGGTTCGAAGGCGTACTCGATGACTTCCGCCGCGAACTGTTCCGCATCGGCCGCGGCAGTCTTGACCGGCTCCTCGCCCTGAAGCACGATCTGGAACGGCGCTTACGGAAAACCATCGTCCGCACGGAGCGGCTCGCCGTCACCCACAACCGGGACGGCATGCTCAAGGAGATGCCGCGCACGGGCCTCACACTCACGGCGCGGGACGTGGCGACATACCCCCAGCTTCGCCGCGTCGCCGATGCCCTCGACGCGGGCGAAGTGCTTGAGTTTTGGAAATCGGCGCCGTTTCTTTTGAACTTCATGGAGAACTATGAGGTCAAGCGCGCCTTTCGAGACGCCCTAGAAGTGACGGCGAGGGAGGAAACGCTCGCAGGCATTCTGTCGGAGACTCCGGATCTTCTGCTCTCATGGAAGGACGTGTCCGCGTACCAGGCCGTCGATCCCGGTCACGCGGGACTCAGAAAGCTCGCCGCCGAAACGGTCGGTGCCGGCGCGTGGGAGTTGCTCTGGGTGCCGCCGTCACTCCCCTACTATCAACCGGCCGGGGCGTTCGCCGGCGAGCGTGCCGGCCGCTTCACAAAGCGGCTCGTGTTCTCTGCGTGGCACGTGGTGCCCAAAACGATCACGTGCCTTCTGAGCTACGAGGCCGAGCGGGAGATGATGCGCTCGTTCGAGACGGACCCGAAGAACACCCCCGACGAACGAAAACGCCGACGGCCGCTCCTGCGCTTTGCCCGCTCCGATGAGCGACTCACGGGTCTTCCCGTGTTGGGAATGGTCTACCCAAGTCTGACACTCGCGGCGGTCGGCGACCCGCTCGCACTCGCTCTCTCCGCCGAACCGTTCGAGCACCCTCTCACCCTGGAAGCGGTGAGGAAACGTGTTGCCGAGCATTTACGACCGCTCGTTTCTGCGCTCGCAACGTCGAGTGACACGGGCGCGGAGGACGAAGCGTGGTACTGGGCAGCACCGATCCTGCTTGACCTCGTACGACACGAAGATTCGACCCGGGCGTGGTTTAGGGACAACGAACTCGCTGACTCGTGGGCGGGTGAACAAAACGACGGCGCCACCGACGGTGACGTTGAAGAGTCACTCTGGCACGCCCACGTCGCTCACGCGCGTGAACTCGTCGCCGGCAAAGTGGTGCTCGGACCGCAGCCGTCGGACCTCGTCGACGTTCTCGCCGAGCTCGCGCTCGCGGGTCCGGCGGTGTCGGCCCTTCGGGCATTAGCCCGCGTGTCGGGGGAGTTGCCTGATCCGTCGAGACCATTACTGCGCCACGAGGCCGGGTGGGTGGGGCACGCGCTCCTCCGCTTGTTCAATCTCCCCGAAGTAACCGCGATGATCCGCGGCCGGAACGGCGCAGAGCCCTACTGGCGGCGGGCAATTGAATACTCGCTCGATGGGTGTATCCAGGCTGTATTAGATGAATACGCACACGTGCAGAGAGACCTTCAGGGGAAAACCGGTGGGAGTAGTGCACGGATCAGCGAGGAGGTGGCCGCGGGCATGCACGCGGCGTTGTCCCTTCGCACCTCGGCTCTGGGAGTCGATGACGTCCGCGCAAGCAAACGCGGAACAGTGAGAGTCGAAAATCGCACGATGCGCGGGCGGTTCGCCGTGCGGTTCGGCGAAGAGCGGTCGGAGGACAGCGAGCGTGGCGCCAACCGGGCGGAACAAGTGCGCGCATCGTTCAATTCCCCCTTCTGGCCGTTCGTTCTCGCTACCACCTCGGTCGGACAAGAAGGGCTCGATTTCCACCCCTACTGTCATGCGGTGGTCCACTGGAATCTGCCGGCGAACCCCGTCGACCTTGAGCAGCGCGAGGGCCGCGTCCACCGCTACAAGGGGCATGCGGTGCGAAAAAATCTGGCAGCGAAATTTGGCTTGGCCGCCCTCACGACTTCTGACGACCCGTGGGACGCGCTGTTCGCTGCGGGCGTAGCGGAGCGAAAACCTGAAACGTCGGACCTCGTGCCTTATTGGGTATACCCACTTGAGGGCGGTGCGTCGGTTGAGCGACACTTGATCACATTCCCTCTCAGTCGCGATGCGGAAAGAATGGAAGCGCTTCGCAGGACGCTCGCTGTTTACCGAATGGTGTTCGGTCAGAGCCGTCAGGAAGACCTAGTCAGCTACCTTCTGACCCAACTGCCACCGGACGAAATTGCAGAGGTGGCCACGAAATTCCGGATTGATCTGTCACCAACGGTGATTAATCGAAAACGCGATTGTTAG